The nucleotide sequence AGGGAAAAAGgtgaatacgccctcaccgaagctctaTTGACGTAGCGAATATGTTGAGGTGGTGGAGGTGGACATGGCgtagctatgggcgagatggaggcgaTGGCAGTGCGGTGGAGCGCACgcgaggcgacggcggaggtgaTGCTGTGCTCCACGGTGTGGCTTGGTTTCGTGGTGAGAGGCAAGGCTAGCACTGGGGAGTGAGAGAGCTGATAGGAGTGAGTGGAAATGGAGCACGATACGGTGCAGATAAGGGCTACCAGCGCGCGGCATTGAGGCCAGGCGTCGGCCAACGGtggccacgcggcggccatgCTCTGTCCATGGTCGGCCATGATAGAGCGCGGTGCGGTGTCGATCAGGGCATGAACCTGAGCCTGACAGCGAGATTACAAGTCGATCAAACTGCTAAACCGTAGCTCCATAGTGCAAACAAtctaaatggaacttgtagaccTATATACCAGCTCCAATTGCTCTTAAAGAATCATgtgctaattctcaaccaatcTCAAGTAATATCATCCCAAAATCGAGGTTGTCAAACTGTCAGTGtaaatgacttagcaaaatttgctaagtgttgaaaacaatgAAAAGCTAATTTTTGTGAGtccatttcaagcatgttagaagctaaatgagtctatgacccaaacataaaagttgttccccttataaaatactacaactttactttagtgaccacgtccatgcaaagtctctatcatatggttcaaacttggtcaaacacattacattcacaagatgacttatacatgaactatgacttagtgaccactttagccctaaccatgaataccaaagttgtttataatgatattctgaacatgtttaagctaattataaagtcacacaatcatttcatacattggttacacataaagctctCCAGGTCAACacccatagcatcacttaagtacttgatcatacaaaatgatcttcatgaaccatgttccctttgtcatgctaagtgtagctaatatgttttagtgactaacatcaaccatctacatgtattcactcatgatcacatgcataaatacaaagaaacataaaataacaagcatgtttcatatgtttcagtcacatgtttcaaatgtaagagctcaaatatgaatgcttcatgctcatgctcatgcaatgcaggtcaatttatgcaaggctaacacctagggtgttacaatgaaaccttgtcttttctgtatagggtgccgatgaagtttcttacccttgctcccaagtgctaaacacaatgtgtatcacctttgtgcatgtgtgttagcatattttcacaaacattttcaagggtgttagcactccactagatcctaaatgcatatgcaatgagttagagcatctagtggcactttgataaccgcattttgatacgagtttcacccctcttaatagtacggctatctatcctaaatgtgatcacactcactaagtgtctcgatcactagaaCGAAAAGcttctatcaagtttcacctttgccttgagccttttgttttctctcttctttttctgagttcaagcatttgatcatcaccatgtcatcaccatcatcatgtcatgatcaccattgcttcaccacttggactagtgctacctatcacataatcactttgataaactaggttagcacttagggtttcatcaattcaccaaaactaaactagagctttcatcgatGCGCATGGAATCAAGCGTCTCGGTGTacaagatgttgaggccgttgcctccatccataagcaccttggtgagccactttgtgccaatgatcaggtcgaccacaagcgggtaccttcccagctatgggatgctctctgggtggtcggatcggtcaaaggtgatggcggactccgaccaccgtAGGAAAGATGGCATGGCTGGCTCGGGCATGTAGACCTCACGACGCGTGAGCTTttggcgatgcttggagtcataaGCCGCTgccccaccaaagatcatgaggcagccatcaagCGTCGGAAAGCTACCAGCCTTCCCCTCGACGTCGTCTGCTACCGACTTAGGCTTCTTCCCCTGGTCCCCCTTTTTCGAGCCGCTAGACAGGAAACGCTTCATGAGggcgtagtccttgtataggtgcttgatggggaatgCGTGGTTCGAGCATGGACCCTcaagtagcttctcaaagtggtcgggAGCACCCTCAGCGAGCGCCCGGCCACCTTTCCACTCAGTAGCGACCATGAGCGAGCCCCCGtgtcgctgcttgttcttcttgtttGGGCGGTTGGAGGCGCCCATGCTGGCATCCTTGTCCcactttgctttgcccttggggcAATCAAAAATCACTCAGAccacctcctcgcctgaggcgtggctggtcatgatgtcgaggagctccttggtggtccgagGGCCCTTGTGCCCCAGCTTGTGGACTAGGGGctcgtaggtggtcctagacaggaaggctccgaTGACATTGACGTCGGCGACGTCGGGCAACTCATTTCATTGCctagagaagcatcggatgtactctTGGAGAGTTTCCTCGGACTTCTATTGATAATTCATTAGATCCTAGGGGTTCCTAGGGTGCATGTAGGTGATCTAGaaatttcccacaaagatctcttttaggtccgcccagcTTTGAATccagttgggcggaaggtgctccagccatgttcgtgccgaatcggccaggaacaaggggaggttacgGATAATGAAGTAATTGCTATCTACACTGCTGACTTGATAAGCAAGCCggtaatccttgagccacaggtcggggttcatttccctagagtattttgagatgttggtcggtggtcgatACCGCAGCGGGAAAGCTGCGTTGACGATGTGCCAGTCGAAAGCTTGGGGCCCCGGTAGATCGGGGCTTGGGCTCTAGTCCTCACTGCTTTCATAGCGTCCGCagcgacgagggtggtagccgtggGGCATCTAGGGTGTTACGTGCGTCCCGGTTGGggctgagacgctcatgcaccaagACCATAGTAAGCCCCCCACCATCACATGGCGCCTGGTGGACGGATACATCCTGGCCATGTCATCCCAAAGATGAGCGCTGACTAGCATCGAGCTCGTGTCACCGAGACAGCGAGTTTTTCGCCTATTGCACCACCACGCGCTCAAGCAACATGTGGATCTCGCGATGGACCCAATGGTCTTTGGGTGTCGCGGGCTCTAGGAGCCCTcggagcaaggccaccatagTAGGTATGCTCTGGCTTGCCCAAGCCAAGTGCAGAAGGCCTCCATCGCACGGCCACCGTCTCCACGGCGTTCGATCTCATGCTCGAGCTCCACACGCTCCTACTCTAGCTGGAGTCACACATTCTCAATCTCCTTGTGCTGTGCCCTTAGCTGCTCTACTCATAGGCAAGGCGGGGCCCCTGCATCTCCCTCGACATCATTATCGGGTTCATTCATAGgagtagcccctccctcatggacgcTTTTGATGCGCCCCTCGAGGGTGCCTGCCATAAAGCATTCTCATGAGgcgtgatggcttcccctgctagagtcagagtcggAGAAAGTCTCTAAATCTCTCGCGAGAAGGTCATGAAAAGATTTTGCGACACAGTTTGTCATACCCACAAATTCATCGTCTATGGGGGATGGGTGCATGCACTGCGCCGCGAGGTGACCAATGGTCCTTGTGACATTGCGTAGACTGAACAGGAAAGCTGTCGGATTGTTTCGGGtgaggtattccggggagagCAGTTCCCCTCCGACAAGCTGCGTCATGATGTTGATGAACGATAAGGTGAGGCAACACATGTCCTCCTAGGAtggtcagggtcctaggaaggcgttgagctagcgctctagcctcccgtaatcgaagccgaggagttgGTCACTCCTGGGGCATGAGCCTCCGatgcgtgcagctgcagctcttTGAGGGCCTCGACGGTTGCGTCAAGGCCAGTGGAGCGAAGAAGCTGGACGGGGGCGGGAGCCCACGCTAGCTCTTCCTCCGTGGTGACAAAGAAATCCAGGCTCTCGAAGTGCACGTGCgcgcccgggacctagctgacgccgtggctagccatccatggcttGTTGTCGACGATGagatgcgcaaaaggcccctacctggctcgccaactgtcggtgtttcaaaccaccgactagtaaatttgtgtttACGCGTCTGGCCTAGatagtgtgctcggaggacaaaaggatttatactggttcgagcggaatgtccctatgtctagtttgaggcTACTTGTGTTACCGGTACTTGTTTATagttggggttacaaacgggcaagagaggaagaaggtcccaagtctctgatggaaggatcgaatggagttgagtctaGTTGAACTGAGGCCTCCCCcgtggggcatcctgcttccccttttataggtgaagggcaAGGCACAGGTTACAcgaaagaaagagaaagagagagagaagggaggaggaagagggcCTCCGGGGTCGTGTCGTCCTTCATCCCCCTACGTGGGTCCCGTCGGTCCTATAGATGATgacggggatggctccatgtcgcgaCCATGTTCACCACTAGCGCTACACGCGGACGTTGTCAGCCGGTTGTGGTGGCCCATTCTGTCCCGATGGGCAGCATGGTCAACAGGTACCCCTGACGGAAGTCGTGcgggggttaggcagcacagtgttgGCCTGCTCGACGCTGTTGGCGACGTGAGCTCCCAAGTATGGCTCGTCGTGGCCACAGGTCACGTCAAGACGTGCCTACTCCCTTTCTGGTATCAGAAGTTTGACTTCGGATCTGTACTCTTatacccgtagtggttggagacGGTGCAAGCCCTGTCGGGCCTATGCTCCTGCCAAAGACTGAATATGTTCccttagggtcgagcgaggcagaatcCCCCTCGAGGGTTCGAGCGAGGTGGGCTCCCCCCTCGAGAGGTCCTACGAGACAGAGCCCGTTCCCTCGGGGTCgaacgagacggagcccacgcctTCGGGGTcaaacgagacggagcccgcgccctcggggttggacgagacggagcccgcgcccttggggtcaggcgagttAGTTATTCGTGGCCATTAGCCTCCTTCTTCTGGATATCCCTAATATCCATACCCGGCAATAATATATTTTGTTTTCACCATAATATTCCATGTGTTTTTATGTACAACACAAGATCCCACATAAATATAATAATTCCctataaaagaaaaaaatggcaTATATGAACCTTACATGTCATACTCGTAACCTTAACAAAATTTAGCATGGCTACCTATAAACTTCCGTGACCACTCCAGATTTTGGTATTGGTCAAATTTTAGCTTTTTTACAAACCAAAAGTTATTTTTTTAAATCGGATTTTGTAACTGCCCCAATTTATCAATGACTAAAATTTGGCTTTGCACACCGAAGTCATAAATTAAACACAGTTTATGTTCCTCAACTGTGCATTATACATAGGGAATATGACGGGCTCTTACTGGTAATGCTCGGGCAGGCCGTCTGGATAGATAGACGCTTAAAAAATCTTTCTACTGCACTATGCCCCTACCATGCGCCCGCCTTCCATACTCCGCCTCCACCGCGCCGCCCGCCTTCCCCCACTCCGCCTCCATCATGTCGCCCCCCTGCACCGCGGCATCCGCCCCCCGCGGCTGCTCCACCGAGCCTGCGAGTCTCCACAATGGATGCTCCAACAAGCAGGCGTCGTGTGACGCTACCCCGCTGGCGAGTTGCCTGTGCCGTCGCGAGCTCCATGTGTCGCCGTTGACCTTCGCGCCGGTGTCAAGCTCTACAACGACGAGCCTCCAATCGTCCAAGCAACAAGGTGACATTGCGTTGAAAGTGCAGGTTGCAAGCGTATGTgtcgagtgtttcagatgtttcagagatatgttgcaagtgttttatatcgttgttgcaaaattagatcgggatgtttcacatgttgcaatgactatacaaattcaagtgtatgttccaaaagttttatctgtttcagacgtatattgcaggtgttttatttggatgttgcatatatatgtagGTATTTCAGGTGTTTTCATGCGtatattgcaaatgtttcatctagatgtttgctacgtttgcaatggctacacacgtatttttaattttttttctagtGTTGTGCAAGTGTTTTAAAATTtaaacatatgttgtaagtgtttcagctGTGTCGTTagatgctataaaaatagatggaGCGCTGTTGCAGCTGCTGAGGCGTCAACGAGCGGGTGTAGACAGCCCCCCGCGTGTGGTCGGGCAGTGCGGACGATGTTCGGATGGCGGGTGCACTCTCGGACGTGGCGTTATTGATCTTTTTTTTATACGGGACCGTTGAACATCATTGTGTTGTGACGGAAAACAGTAGGTGCATAATTTTTTGACCAAGATCTTCTGTTGAACTTATGCGAATCAAATTTAGCAATTTCAGATTTCAGATCCGATGTGTTCGTCATGAATTTACCCCGATTGGCGTTTTCGAGCACGCACGATTTATCTTTTTTATTACTCAAGCTACTATCCCCACCCAGTCACAGGTCACAGACGACTCACCGTCACAAGTCCCATCGCGATAAGCTCAGAAGAAATGGAACGCAAACAAGCATAGTACCTAGACGCACTTTGACTAGCTAACATGCATCCATCAGCCACGCGCCACGTCATTCCTCCCGCCCAAGCAGGCCTATCGCGCAGCGACGCGTGGACCAACAATCAAGCTGAGTCACTGCTCAGTCCTGCTGCATCAGGCGGAACGCGTCGTCCGCTCCCGAGCAGCTCGCGATGAGATCGAACAGCACGTCCGGCGGCACCTCGTCGACGACCCCGCACAGGTCCAGCTCTCCGAGAGGCATCGTCATGACGCCTGCTTCGTCCTCCGGCGCGACGACGAAGCTCTCGTGCTGATCAGGCACGCAGCTGTAGTAACGCTTCAGGAGCTCGTCGACCGGGTTAAGGTTCTTCTCATCCGCCACGAGGCCGGCCACCAGCAGCTCCCCGCCCTCGCCGCCGGCGCTGCTCCGCCCGCTGTCATCTCCTGTACTGATTAGCTCGCGCTTGCGCTTGTCGTGCACACCGCGGACTACGTCCTCCAGGCCGTCTcggtcctcctccgcctcctcgtcgccgccgccgtcgccgtcgaggGGCGTGATCTTGAGCGAGCTCTTGAGGCGGCGGCTGAGCGTCTCCTCCTGGCGCAGGATCTTGGACCACGTCTCCGTCTCCTTGGCGCTCATCTTCTGCTGCAGCCGCTTGGACTGCCACACGAGCTTGCGCATCTGGTCGAAGCGCGGGCTCATGTGCTTCATCACCGCGCTCAGCAGCGAGATCTTCCACGCCTTCTTGAGGTCGTGAGGCTTCCGGTACGGCGGCACGCCCTGGTACGCCTGGACCTCGCCCTGGGCGCCCCACCAGGCCTCCTCCCCCGTGGGCCACCACGGCGGCGCCAGCCCGCGCTCCAGCGGGAAGCTCCGCTGCGGCGGCACGCAGTGCTGGATGAGCGCCGAGAGCACGGACCCCAGCGTGCTGTCCTGGATGTCCTGGAGGCGGTGGATGCAGGACGCGGCCCCCAGCGGGCTCTCGCCGGTCGGGGCCGTGAGCGCCATGGGCCCCGACCGGTCGAAGCTGACGTTGTCCTTCCACCATCCGCGGAGGCTGTCGGAGGAGCCGGACATGGGCTCGCCGGCCTCGTCGATGACGCCGTACACGAACCCGCGCGCGTTGCAGGCCTCCATCATCTTGAGCATGTGGCGGAGGACGCCGTCCTGCGCGCGGAGCATCGCCTTCCGCCGGCACCGTACCTCGgggttctcctcctcctcttcctccccgtcCGCGCCCGCCGTCGGTGGCGCAAGCGGCCTGGACGACGGGGCCGCCCCGCCGGCGGCCCTGAGGGTACCCGCGCGCCCCTCCAGCTTGCTGAGCAGCATCTGGTCCTTCCACATGCGGCGCTTCAGGTCGGAGATCTCAATGGACTCGGAGCCCGACTCAGAGTCGCTGAACTCCTCCTGCTCAACCTCCTGAGCCACCTGGAATGCTTCTTGGCCTGCCGGGACAGCGCCGTCACCGTGCGCGACGTCGTGCTCCATTGCCGACTCAGAGTAAACTAGACTAGAGTACAGCACTTGTACTACTAGCAACGAACCACTCTGCTGTGGTATAGTCGGCGTCGGCGGCGTCTCCTTTCCTTCTCAGAGTCTAGCTAGATAGGAGTCGATAGGACAACAGGCGAAAGATTGCACCGGCGTGGGGAGGATTTATACAGGCGATCAGAAGTTCAGAACTGAGAAGAGAGCCAAAGATCCGAGAGTCAGAGTCAGAGGACGCATGCATGGGGTTGATGTCGTGACTCGTGACGTGGCTCCGCCGCAACGACCCCGTGACGGCGGGCAAAGGATGTGGCCGTCGTCTCGGAAATGGAGCGCGCGCATGGAAGCCATAGCCTCCATTTTGTAGTACTACTTGgactaattatatataaaataatattaatatttataatacataattaatatcaatgTGCTTtcgtaataaatttatttagagataaaaatattgcacgtattttctataaatctaatcaaagttgagaaagttcgACTTGCACGTATCCCATAACATCCTTCTTTTGgtgacggagggagtagatgGCGGCAGCACATGGCCGGGTTGGCTCGCAAATGTGCGCCCAAGGTTCCTGTCGGACTTCCGGGTTACTGCAGGACTTGCCGCCAAGAAAACAAAAAGAGTTTGTCTActcaacaaccatgtgttttatgcattttcaacacataaattttttacaccatagaattaagatccaacagcctccatcctCCAGACAAttacaaatcacaagatcacagatccatagatcataagaaataatttttttctatataaGAACAAAAGAACAAATCGGGTCCGGCCGCACGCGTATCAAGGACACGTAGCGTGGTGAGGCTCCTACACGACGGCGGCGACCGCGACGGGCGACGGAGCCGGACCGAATCTTGCTTACGGCCAGCCATCAGCCCGCACGCATTGCATGCCACTCGCACGTCGCACTCGCATGGAAGCCAGGATGTTTGTCGTACCTGCCTTGTACGTACCACTCGCCTGCATGCttaaaaaaaatccatgtgtttttttatactaaaacatatttgtgttgtatagcatttctgaaaaAATATTTTTGGTAAGATATTTTGTTTTGGGTTTGTCTCTCCGCCACGTGCGATCCCGCCTCCTGCGGTCACGATATCCTAATGCCCGGCATCGGTAAAAATGAAATGTAATCTCCGCTTTCGTCGTCGCGGCAGGAAAGATCAATCCCTCTCACCCTGAGTCCTCGCGATTCACCTCGTTCCCCCGCGATTCGTCCGCCGCCCAGTGCCCCCGCCCTCGCGATGCCCTGGCCAGCCATCGCCACCGTCAGCGCCTCCAGCACCGCCGCCTTCTGCTCAGCGCCGGTGCAATCGCCGTACCGGAGAGCCTCCTCTCGATCTCAACCCGTCAAGTCTCCATCCGTGTGCCACGACGGGATTCCCTTCCGCTCCGCCGTCTCCTCGCCCGCCCGCCGATTCCACATCCCTCCCCGGCCTTCAAGCAGGTAATGATTTCACCCATTACCGTGACAAGGTGCATCTCGTGTTTCTTTCCTGCCTCAGATCTGAGTTCTTATCTGGATTTTCGCCAGTTCAAGGCTGCTTGATTTTGGGGAGCATGAAGGAGACGCGGAGGTCTGATCTGGATTTTTTCCTCTTTTATTGGCTGCTTGATTTTGGGGAACATCAAGGAGATGCGGAGGACGGAGTTCCACGGAGGTCGTTGGTGTGACTTGAATGCCTCCGTAGCCATGCCCTGGGAACCGGAGTAGGTGCCACACATAGCTGAAGCATTGGCGATTGGACTTTCTTGTACCAGACCTTCCCCATCTCTGCGATTagctttaggccttgtttagactgTGAGAGTTGGAAAAATTTGGCATCGTAacactttcgtttatatttgaggcaccgtagcactttcatttgtatttgacaattattgtccaatcatggactaactaggctcaaaagattcgtctcgtaatttacaatcaaactgtgtaattagttatttttttatctacatttactaCTGCATGCATGTGTCCATAAATTTAATGTGATGgaaaaag is from Miscanthus floridulus cultivar M001 chromosome 7, ASM1932011v1, whole genome shotgun sequence and encodes:
- the LOC136462679 gene encoding ETHYLENE INSENSITIVE 3-like 5 protein codes for the protein MHASSDSDSRIFGSLLSSELLIAFYSESAMEHDVAHGDGAVPAGQEAFQVAQEVEQEEFSDSESGSESIEISDLKRRMWKDQMLLSKLEGRAGTLRAAGGAAPSSRPLAPPTAGADGEEEEEENPEVRCRRKAMLRAQDGVLRHMLKMMEACNARGFVYGVIDEAGEPMSGSSDSLRGWWKDNVSFDRSGPMALTAPTGESPLGAASCIHRLQDIQDSTLGSVLSALIQHCVPPQRSFPLERGLAPPWWPTGEEAWWGAQGEVQAYQGVPPYRKPHDLKKAWKISLLSAVMKHMSPRFDQMRKLVWQSKRLQQKMSAKETETWSKILRQEETLSRRLKSSLKITPLDGDGGGDEEAEEDRDGLEDVVRGVHDKRKRELISTGDDSGRSSAGGEGGELLVAGLVADEKNLNPVDELLKRYYSCVPDQHESFVVAPEDEAGVMTMPLGELDLCGVVDEVPPDVLFDLIASCSGADDAFRLMQQD